Below is a window of Flavobacterium sp. N2820 DNA.
AAAGTATCACCTATAAGAGCGCTAAAATCTCTTTTTTTATAAAGTTGAAACATATTTCTTTGCTTTTTTGTGTACTATAAACGGATAAATTAGATAGTAAAAACTAATAATTGATAAGGTTATTAAAATGATACCAATGCTTAAATAGGTAGGCATTTCCATAGAAAATCTTGTAATGTAGCCTTCTAAAAAACCTGCGGCAAAGGTAAAGGGCATGGTGCTTAAAAATATTTTGAAACTATTTTGAAAACCAATTTTAAACGAATTTAAGCGAGAAAAAGTCTGTGGAAATAAAATACTGGCTCCCAAAATAAATCCGGCACCTGCTTCAATTATCATTGCAAAAATTTCCATTGATCCATGAATCCAAATTCCTCTAACACTTTCCCAAAAAACACCTCTTTGATAAAAAAAGTATTGAAATGAACCCAACATAATGCAATTGTTCAATAAAATATAGAATGTTCCTACTCCTAAAAAAATTCCAAAAAAGTAGGAGAGTGCTCCAACTCGAAGATTATTTAATGTGATTGCAATAAAACCACCCCAGTTACTTCCCGTTTTATAAACCGCAACCGGATTTCCGTCTTCGATATTTTCTAAAGTCATATTTACATAATGGTCGCCTAAGATCAAGCGAACAAATGTATCGTCGTTTTTAGCCGAAACTACTCCAATCGTTGTTAAAATTCCAAAAATCAAAAATGCATACAAAATATATCTTCTGTATTGATAAACTAAAAGAGGCACTTCGGTTAAAAAGAAATGTTTTATCCGATTGGTTTCTGTTCTTTTCGTTTTATAAATTTTTTGATAGGTTTGTGCCGCTAAATGATTTAGATAGACAACTGTCTTACTTTTAGGGTAATACGTTTGCGCATACGACAAATCATTCACTAAATGTATATACAGATTGGCTAAATCATCTGGATTTTTTTTAGCTTTACCAAAAATTGCTTGTTCAAATTCAAGCCATTTTTCTTTATTTTGCTTTATGAATGCTATTTCTCTCATGAAATGCTAAAATATAAAATATGACACAATTATCCATAAATACAACACAAAATGTAAATATAAATTTTACGGCGGCTTCTGTAGGAGATCGAATTTTTGCGCAACTGCTTGATATTCTGGTTATGATAGCTTATGTAGTTGTTATTGGATTTTTTTTAGACATTACAGGTTTAACCACTACAATTGAAGCTATGGATGATTGGTCAATAATGGCTGTTTATGGGATAATTTATTCACCTATAATGTTTTACACCATAGTTCAGGAAAGTTTGTGGGAAGGTCAAACCATTGGAAAGCGCATAATGAAAACCAAAGTGATTAAGTTAGATGGTTATCAGGCTGGTTTTGGCGATTATTTAGTACGATGGTTGTTTAGATTGGTTGAAGTTTTTATTGGAAATGGAATTATAGGGCTAATTACAATAATTGCAAGTCAAAAAAATCAACGTTTAGGGGATATGGCAGCAGGAACAGCTGTGATTACTTTAAAAAATAAGGTCAATATAAATCATACAATTATTCAAGACATCAATTCTGATTATGTGCCAACCTATCCTTTGGTTATAAAATTATCGGATAATGATGTTAGGATTATCAAAGAAACCTTTGAAACCGCGATTACAACTCGAGATTATGCGACTATAATTAAGTTGAGAGAAAAAGTACTTTCGGTTACTGGAATAAAAAACCAATCAGGAAATGATCAAGATTTCATTAGAACTTTATTGAAAGATTACAACTATTACACTCAAAACATGTAATTTTAGTAGTTAATATACAAATAGCCTGTTAAAGGTTCAGGATAATCTGGATCATTCAAATATAAAATATAATAATAGGTTCCTGGAGCTGCTTTTTGATTTCCAATTCCTTCCGGAACAGTTCCATCCCAATCCAGTTTATCTTGATTTCCTGACCATAAATGTTTGCCCCATCGATTGTATATCTCTAATTCAAAATTCACAAAAATATCTCGAAGACCATCAATAAAAAAAACATCGTTGCTATAATCATTATTTGGCGAAACGGCGTTATAAATTCTTGGTGGACAATTTCGAGTTAATAAATTAAAAGAAGTAATTGAATAACAATTTTCATCTTCAATTCGGATAAAAATTTCTTTTGGTGTATAAAAAGCTTCGTAGTTTGAAGTGTTATTAATCGGATTGATACTGTTTGTAGCATCATCAAAAAATTCGTAAAAAGATACTGTTTGATTCAAATCTGTTTTCACCAGTTCATCATAACTTGAAAAATCAAATAATCCTTTGGTAAATCCTAAATTACAACTTGTTAAATCTAATAAATCATTAAAGTCTGGTGAAACCAATAATTCGATATCTAATTCAAAAGAATTGTTGTTTTCATTTAATTCGGTAACTATTCCATCACCATTTCCAGCATCATCAACTACAGCCAAAAGTGTAAAGTTTAAGGGAATTGCACTTGGAATAGTTAGTGTAAAAGTGCCATTTTCACTTCCTCCAATTGGTATGACAGTTTGAGTATATGTTGTGCCTACTGCAATTCCGTCTGCATAAAAAGTAATTGGCGTATTTGATTGTAATACTTCAGTACTATTGGTATTTGAAACCGTAAAATCTATAGCAACTTCTCTCGAATTACAACTTGTTATTGGATTACTGGTTACAATAGTTGCATCGGGTAATTGACTGTTGAGTTTGGTAATAACGGTATTAATCATTATGAAATCTTGAAATGAAGACAATGTAATGGTAGCATTTGTATCTCCAATAGAAACATAACTATCAATATCATAAATGTCTAAATCCATGTTGTAAAGTGTGGTTGAACCAGTTACAGAATTAGTACTATTAAATACATTATTTATTGGATTAAAAGGATTACTAATTGTTGTACCATTAACCGTAAAAGTTTCGGTTGGAAGTTGTGAATCTCCTTCCCAAGCAATAAAACCAGCTTTTGCATTTGTATTATTGAGCACAAATAAATTTGTTAGGTTTATTTGTAAAGTATCAGGTACACCTTGCAAACCATCATAAATATTCAGCTGATTCAATGTTAAATTTGGATTTTCGTAAACAATTAAAATGGCCCAACCCGCAAAATTTGTTTTTCTTGAATAATGAAGTGGTTCATAAGGTGAAATATCTAAGTTTGAAACTGTATAAGTGCCATTTCCAGTAGTTTGAACAAATGTTGTAATATCTTTAAAAGCACTAAAATAGGTAAAGGTATTTGGTGCAAAAAAACGCGAATGACTAAAAGTACGTTCTGCAGTAATTGGAATCCCGTTTAAATCTACTTCAAAATCACCATCTCCACTTCCTGCCCAATACAGATAAGCTCTTATTATCGAATCTCCACTTCCTAAATTTAATGTTGCTGAAGATGAATTTCCCGTGACATAGCCTAAAGTTGGATTGTTTTCTGCACTATTTAATGTGTTTCCCACAAAAGTAAAATCATACCGACCGTTTACTTGTTCATAAAGTGTTATATCCTGTCCATTTGTATAGGAAGGAAAAAAGAGTTGAACCCAAAAAAGGAGGCAAATAATTTTTTTCAACACATTATTATTCAGAAATTATGGTTCCAATTTACTATATTTTTTTTAAAAAATAGGATAATGAAACTTTGGCAACTAAAAAATTAGTAATTTTCCGCAATTAAAAATAAGTTTTGAAGAATTATTTCATTAGAAAATATCAATCACCCGATTATTCGCTCTGGAATGAATTTGTAGCCACTGCTAAAAATGCTACTTTTTTATTTCATCGCGATTTTATGGAATATCACAGCGATAGATTTCAGGATTTTTCACTCTTAATTTTTGACGAAAACCAAAATTTGAAAGCCATTTTGCCTGCAAATAAGGTAGATGATATCGTTTTTTCACATCAAGGATTAACGTATGGCGGTTTGGTTCTAAACCAAAAAACAAAAATGCAAGAAGTAATTGAAATAACATTCAATTTGTTGCGTTTTTTATATGAGAATGAAATTTCAACCCTTAATTTAAAACAATTACCTTCTTTTTATGCCAAATTTCCTTCTGAAGAAATGGAATATTTAAGTTTTATTTTAAATGCGAAATTAGTTAGAAGAGACACCTTATCAGTAATAGCAATGCATACTGATTTTCTCTTTACTAAAGGAAGAATTGAAGGAATTAGAAAAGGCAAAGAAAATAATTTGATTTGCAAAGAAGAGGCAAGTTTTGAGTCATTTTGGAATGAAATTTTAATTCCTAATTTAAAGCAAAAACACAGAGCAAAACCAGTTCATTCACTTGATGAAATTACGTTTTTAAAGTCAAAATTTCCAAACAATATTAGACAATTTAATGTGTATAAAGAAAACGAGATAGTTGCCGGAACCACAATTTTTGAATCAAATTCTGTTGTGCATTCGCAATATATTTCTGGAAATTCAAATAAAAATGAATTGGGTAGTTTAGATTTTTTACATAATTATTTAATTCATGAAGTATTTCCTAAAAAAGACTTTTTTGATTTCGGAATTTCCAATGAAAATCATGGAAAAAACATTAATCATGGATTGTTATTTTGGAAAGAAAGTTTTGGAGCGCGAACAATAGTTCAAAATTTTTATGAAATTGAAACCAAGAATTATTCACTTTTAGAAAACGTTTTAATATGATTCCATTTCTAAATTTAAAAAAAATAAACCAACCGTTTGAAATTGCACTCCAAGAAAAAATGGAACAATTTTTAACGAAGGGTTGGTATATTTTAGGAAATGAAGTGAAAACATTTGAAGCTGATTTTGCAAGCTATTGTGGAGCAAAACATTGTATAGGCGTTGGAAATGGTTTAGACGCTTTAGTCTTAATTTTCAAGGCCTACATTCATTTGGGGAAATTGCAAAAAGGAGATGAAGTTATTGTGCCTGCTAACACGTATATTGCTAGTATTTTAGCAGTTCTACAAGCCGATTTAGTTCCGGTTTTAGTGGAGCCAAAATTTGAGACTTTCAACATTAATCCGGATTGGATTGAACAAAAAATCACTTCCAAAACCAAAGCTATTTTACCCGTTCATTTATATGGACAATTGTGCGAAATGGAACAAATAAATGCAATTGCTCAAAAACATAATTTGTTAGTAGTTGAAGATGCAGCTCAAGCTCATGGCGCAAAATTTAGTGTTCAGTCGCAGTTTTCAGTCACAGATTGTCATGCTGAACTCGTTTCAGCATCTTATCATCCAACAGCCTACAGCTTTTATCCCAGTAAAAATTTAGGAGCTCTTGGCGATGGTGGTGCGATTACAACGAATGATGATGAATTGGCAGAGGTTTTATTTTCTTTAAGAAATTATGGTTCAAAAGTAAAATACGAAAACGAAATTATTGGTATAAATTCACGATTAGATGAATTGCAGGCGGCTTTTTTAAATGTGAAATTACCTCATTTAGACGCTGAAAATCAATTTA
It encodes the following:
- a CDS encoding stage II sporulation protein M, with amino-acid sequence MREIAFIKQNKEKWLEFEQAIFGKAKKNPDDLANLYIHLVNDLSYAQTYYPKSKTVVYLNHLAAQTYQKIYKTKRTETNRIKHFFLTEVPLLVYQYRRYILYAFLIFGILTTIGVVSAKNDDTFVRLILGDHYVNMTLENIEDGNPVAVYKTGSNWGGFIAITLNNLRVGALSYFFGIFLGVGTFYILLNNCIMLGSFQYFFYQRGVFWESVRGIWIHGSMEIFAMIIEAGAGFILGASILFPQTFSRLNSFKIGFQNSFKIFLSTMPFTFAAGFLEGYITRFSMEMPTYLSIGIILITLSIISFYYLIYPFIVHKKAKKYVSTL
- a CDS encoding RDD family protein; translation: MTQLSINTTQNVNINFTAASVGDRIFAQLLDILVMIAYVVVIGFFLDITGLTTTIEAMDDWSIMAVYGIIYSPIMFYTIVQESLWEGQTIGKRIMKTKVIKLDGYQAGFGDYLVRWLFRLVEVFIGNGIIGLITIIASQKNQRLGDMAAGTAVITLKNKVNINHTIIQDINSDYVPTYPLVIKLSDNDVRIIKETFETAITTRDYATIIKLREKVLSVTGIKNQSGNDQDFIRTLLKDYNYYTQNM
- a CDS encoding gliding motility-associated C-terminal domain-containing protein, which translates into the protein MGNTLNSAENNPTLGYVTGNSSSATLNLGSGDSIIRAYLYWAGSGDGDFEVDLNGIPITAERTFSHSRFFAPNTFTYFSAFKDITTFVQTTGNGTYTVSNLDISPYEPLHYSRKTNFAGWAILIVYENPNLTLNQLNIYDGLQGVPDTLQINLTNLFVLNNTNAKAGFIAWEGDSQLPTETFTVNGTTISNPFNPINNVFNSTNSVTGSTTLYNMDLDIYDIDSYVSIGDTNATITLSSFQDFIMINTVITKLNSQLPDATIVTSNPITSCNSREVAIDFTVSNTNSTEVLQSNTPITFYADGIAVGTTYTQTVIPIGGSENGTFTLTIPSAIPLNFTLLAVVDDAGNGDGIVTELNENNNSFELDIELLVSPDFNDLLDLTSCNLGFTKGLFDFSSYDELVKTDLNQTVSFYEFFDDATNSINPINNTSNYEAFYTPKEIFIRIEDENCYSITSFNLLTRNCPPRIYNAVSPNNDYSNDVFFIDGLRDIFVNFELEIYNRWGKHLWSGNQDKLDWDGTVPEGIGNQKAAPGTYYYILYLNDPDYPEPLTGYLYINY
- a CDS encoding GNAT family N-acetyltransferase, with the translated sequence MKNYFIRKYQSPDYSLWNEFVATAKNATFLFHRDFMEYHSDRFQDFSLLIFDENQNLKAILPANKVDDIVFSHQGLTYGGLVLNQKTKMQEVIEITFNLLRFLYENEISTLNLKQLPSFYAKFPSEEMEYLSFILNAKLVRRDTLSVIAMHTDFLFTKGRIEGIRKGKENNLICKEEASFESFWNEILIPNLKQKHRAKPVHSLDEITFLKSKFPNNIRQFNVYKENEIVAGTTIFESNSVVHSQYISGNSNKNELGSLDFLHNYLIHEVFPKKDFFDFGISNENHGKNINHGLLFWKESFGARTIVQNFYEIETKNYSLLENVLI
- a CDS encoding DegT/DnrJ/EryC1/StrS family aminotransferase; this encodes MIPFLNLKKINQPFEIALQEKMEQFLTKGWYILGNEVKTFEADFASYCGAKHCIGVGNGLDALVLIFKAYIHLGKLQKGDEVIVPANTYIASILAVLQADLVPVLVEPKFETFNINPDWIEQKITSKTKAILPVHLYGQLCEMEQINAIAQKHNLLVVEDAAQAHGAKFSVQSQFSVTDCHAELVSASYHPTAYSFYPSKNLGALGDGGAITTNDDELAEVLFSLRNYGSKVKYENEIIGINSRLDELQAAFLNVKLPHLDAENQFRRQIARRYLSEIKNDKLVLPFWDGSENHVFHLFIIRTQNRQALQNYLKNNKIETMIHYPIPPHKQKALSNWNHLSFPITEKIHEEVVSIPMNPSLTDDEIQHIISTLNHY